A window of Bos taurus isolate L1 Dominette 01449 registration number 42190680 breed Hereford chromosome 19, ARS-UCD2.0, whole genome shotgun sequence contains these coding sequences:
- the FTSJ3 gene encoding pre-rRNA 2'-O-ribose RNA methyltransferase FTSJ3 isoform X1, whose protein sequence is MGKKSKVGKSRRDKFYHLAKETGYRSRSAFKLIQLNRRFQFLQKARALLDLCAAPGGWLQVAAKFMPVSSLIVGVDLVPIKPLPNVVTLQEDITTERCRQALRKELKTWKVDVVLNDGAPNVGASWAHDAYSQAHLTLMALRLACDFLGRGGCFITKVFRSRDYQPLLWIFQQLFRRVQATKPQASRHESAEIFVVCQGFLAPDKVDSKFFDPKFAFKEVEVQAKTVTELVTKKKPKAEGYAEGDLTLYHRTSVTDFLRAANPVDFLSKASEISLDDEELAQHPATTEDIRVCCQDIKVLGRKELRSLLNWRTKLRRYVAKKLKEQAKALDISLSSGEEEEGEEEEAAAGTGPQPSQEEEEEEEQLNRTLAEMKAQEVAELKRKKKKLLREQRKQRERVELKMDLPGVSIADEGETGMFSLRTIRGHQLLEEVTQGDMSAADAFLSDLPRDDIYVSDGEDDDDASLGSDLDPEELAGVKEPQSLKDRKCVRFAEAEDDKEEEEENPLLVPLEEKAVLQEEQASLWFSKDGFSGIEDDADEALEISQAQLLFESRRKGQQPPPPPPSNEETKSKPPPCQGEAPKEVGAPKGSEVAPGPGEEERDGSSDSDSSSEDEESWKSQRGKKRGRGPKSEDDDGFEVVPIEDPVKHRILDPEGLALGALIASSKKAKRDLIDDSFSRYTFNEDEGELPDWFVQEEKQHRIRQLPVDKKEVEHYRKRWREINARPIKKVAEAKARKKRRMLKKLEQTKKKAEAVVNTVDISEREKVAQLRSLYRKAGLGKEKRQVTYVVAKKGVGRKVRRPAGVRGHFKVVDSRMKKDQRAQQRKEQKKKHKRK, encoded by the exons ATGGGCAAAAAGAGCAAAGTCGGAAAGAGCCGGCGGGACAAGTTCTATCACTTGGCGAAGGAGACCG GTTACCGGTCCCGCTCTGCTTTCAAGCTGATCCAGCTGAATCGCCGCTTTCAATTTCTGCAAAAAGCCCGAGCATTGCTGGACCTGTGCGCTGCACCGGGTGGATG GCTGCAAGTGGCTGCCAAGTTTATGCCTGTATCCAGCCTTATTGTGG GAGTGGATCTGGTCCCAATCAAGCCTCTTCCCAATGTGGTGACCCTCCAGGAGGACATCACAACAGAACGCTGTAGGCAG GCCCTGAGGAAGGAGCTGAAAACCTGGAAGGTTGATGTTGTGCTCAATGATGGGGCCCCCAACGTCGGGGCTAGCTGGGCCCATGATGCTTACTCACAAG CCCATTTGACGCTGATGGCTCTGCGTTTGGCTTGTGACTTTCTGGGCCGTGGTGGCTGCTTCATCACAAAGGTTTTCCGTTCCCGGGACTATCAGCCCTTACTGTGGATCTTCCAGCAGCTCTTCCGCCGTGTCCAGGCCACCAAGCCCCAAGCCTCTCGTCATGAATCTGCGGAGATCTTTGTAGTCTGCCAAG GTTTCCTGGCTCCTGACAAGGTTGACAGTAAATTCTTTGACCCCAAGTTTGCATTCAAGGAAGTTGAAGTTCAGGCCAAGACTGTTACAGAATTGGTGACTAAGAAGAAGCCAAAG GCTGAAGGCTACGCTGAGGGTGACCTTACTCTCTATCATCGAACCTCCGTCACTGATTTCCTCCGAGCTGCCAACCCTGTTGACTTCCTCTCCAAAGCCAGTGAA ATCTCACTAGACGACGAAGAGCTGGCACAGCATCCAGCCACCACTGAGGACATTCGGGTGTGCTGTCAGGACATCAAAGTGCTGGGGCGCAAGGAGCTCAG GTCCCTACTGAACTGGAGAACGAAGCTTCGGCGATACGTGGCCAAGAAGCTGAAGGAGCAAGCAAAGGCACTGGACATCAG CCTCAGCTccggggaggaagaggaaggagaggaggaggaggccgcAGCCGGGACTGGGCCGCAGCCatctcaggaggaggaggaggaggaggaacagcTGAACCGGACTCTGGCGGAGATGAAGGCTCAGGAGGTGGCAGAATTAAAGAG gaagaagaagaagctgCTGCGTGAGCAGAGGAAGCAGCGGGAGCGCGTGGAGCTGAAGATGGATCTTCCCGGGGTTTCTATCGCAGACGAGGGGGAGACTGGCATGTTCTCCCTGCGTACCATCCGGGGTCACCAG TTGTTAGAGGAGGTAACACAGGGGGACATGAGTGCTGCAGACGCGTTTTTGTCCGACCTGCCACGAGATGACATCTATGTATCAGATGGTGAGGATGACGACGACGCATCTCTGGGTAGTGACCTGGAtccagaggagctggcaggagtCAAAGAACCTCAGAGTCTAAAGGACCGAAAGTG TGTACGATTTGCTGAAGCGGAAGATgataaagaggaggaagaagagaatccACTGTTGGTACCATTGGAGGAAAAGGCGGTGCTGCAGGAAGAACAGGCCAGCCTGTGGTTCTCCAAG GACGGCTTCAGTGGGATTGAGGACGACGCCGACGAGGCCCTGGAGATCAGTCAGGCCCAGCTGTTGTTTGAGAGCCGTCGCAAGGGGCagcagccgccgccgccaccgccttCCAATGAGGAGACCAAAAGCAAGCCTCCCCCATGCCAGGGTGAGGCCCCTAAGGAGGTGGGGGCTCCTAAGGGGTCAGAGGTCGCCCCTGGGCCTGGAGAGGAGGAGCGCGATGGCAGCTCCGACAGTGACAGCAGCAGCGAGGACGAGGAGAG CTGGAAATCACAGCGCGGGAAGAAGCGCGGCCGTGGGCCTAAGTCAGAGGACGACGATGGGTTTGAGGTGGTGCCTATCGAGGACCCCG TGAAGCATCGGATCCTGGACCCTGAAGGCCTTGCTCTAGGTGCACTTATTGCTTCTTCCAAAAAAGCCAAGAGGGACCTCATAGACGACTCCTTCAGCCG GTACACGTTCAATGAGGACGAGGGGGAGCTTCCAGACTGGTTTGTGCAGGAGGAAAAGCAGCACAGGATACGACAGTTGCCTGTCGATAAGAAGGAAGTGGAACACTACCGGAAACGCTGGCGGGAAATCAATGCACGGCCCATCAAGAAAGTGGCCGAGGCCAAGGCCAGAAAGAAACGGAGG ATGCTCAAGAAGCTGGAGCAGACTAAGAAGAAGGCAGAAGCTGTGGTTAACACAGTGGACATCTCAGAACGGGAGAAAGTGGCACAGCTTCGAAG TCTCTACAGGAAGGCCGGGCTTGGCAAAGAGAAACGCCAGGTCACCTATGTGGTAGCCAAAAAAGGTGTGGGCCGCAAAGTGCGCCGGCCAGCTGGGGTCAGAGGTCACTTCAAGGTGGTGGATTCGAGGATGAAGAAGGACCAAAGAGcacagcagaggaaggagcaGAAGAAAAAGCACAAGCGGAAGTGA
- the PSMC5 gene encoding 26S proteasome regulatory subunit 8 gives MALDGPEQMELEEGKAGSGLRQYYLSKIEELQLIVNDKSQNLRRLQAQRNELNAKVRLLREELQLLQEQGSYVGEVVRAMDKKKVLVKVHPEGKFVVDVDKNIDINDVTPNCRVALRNDSYTLHKILPNKVDPLVSLMMVEKVPDSTYEMIGGLDKQIKEIKEVIELPVKHPELFEALGIAQPKGVLLYGPPGTGKTLLARAVAHHTDCTFIRVSGSELVQKFIGEGARMVRELFVMAREHAPSIIFMDEIDSIGSSRLEGGSGGDSEVQRTMLELLNQLDGFEATKNIKVIMATNRIDILDSALLRPGRIDRKIEFPPPNEEARLDILKIHSRKMNLTRGINLRKIAELMPGASGAEVKGVCTEAGMYALRERRVHVTQEDFEMAVAKVMQKDSEKNMSIKKLWK, from the exons ATGGCGCTTGACGGACCAGAGCAG ATGGAGCTGGAAGAGGGGAAAGCAGGCAGTGGACTCCGCCAATATTATCTGTCCAAGATTGAAGAACTCCAG CTGATTGTGAATGATAAGAGCCAAAATCTCCGGAGGCTACAGGCACAGAGGAATGAGCTTAATGCAAAAG TTCGCCTGCTGCGGGAGGAGCTACAGCTGCTGCAGGAACAGGGCTCCTACGTGGGGGAAGTAGTCCGGGCCATGGATAAGAAAAAAGTGCTAGTCAAG GTACATCCGGAGGGCAAGTTTGTCGTCGACGTGGACAAGAACATCGACATCAATGAT GTGACACCCAATTGCCGGGTGGCCCTCAGAAATGATAGCTACACTCTGCACAAGATCCTGCCTAACAAGGTGGACCCGCTGGTGTCCCTGATGATGGTGGAGAAGGTGCCAGATTCAACTTACGAGATGATTGGTGGACTGGACAAACagatcaaggagatcaaagaagtgATTGAGCTGCCTGTGAAGCATCCTGAGCTGTTTGAAGCACTGGGCATCGCGCAGCCCAAG GGGGTACTGCTATACGGACCTCCGGGCACGGGGAAGACACTGCTGGCCCGGGCCGTGGCACATCATACAGACTGCACCTTCATTCGTGTGTCTGGCTCTGAATTGGTACAGAAATTCATCGGGGAAG GGGCGCGGATGGTGAGGGAGCTGTTTGTCATGGCCCGAGAACACGCTCCATCTATCATCTTCATGGATGAAATTGACTCCATTGGCTCCTCGAGGCTGGAGGGGGGCTCTGGAGGGGACAGTGAAGTCCAGCGCACTATGCTGGAGCTGCTCAACCAGCTGGATGGCTTTGAGGCCACCAAGAATATCAAG GTTATCATGGCAACCAATAGGATTGACATCCTAGACTCGGCGCTGCTCCGCCCAGGGCGCATAGACAGAAAAATTGAATTCCCACCCCCCAACGAGGAG GCCCGGCTGGACATTTTGAAGATCCATTCTCGGAAAATGAACCTGACCCGGGGGATCAACCTGAGAAAAATTGCTGAGCTCATGCCAGGAGCGTCAGGGGCTGAAGTGAAG GGCGTGTGCACCGAGGCTGGCATGTACGCGCTGCGGGAGCGCCGCGTCCACGTCACGCAGGAGGACTTTGAGATGGCAGTGGCTAAG GTCATGCAAAAGGACAGTGAGAAAAACATGTCCATCAAGAAACTATGGAAGTGA
- the FTSJ3 gene encoding pre-rRNA 2'-O-ribose RNA methyltransferase FTSJ3 (The RefSeq protein has 2 substitutions, 2 non-frameshifting indels compared to this genomic sequence) yields the protein MGKKSKVGKSRRDKFYHLAKETGYRSRSAFKLIQLNRRFQFLQKARALLDLCAAPGGWLQVAAKFMPVSSLIVGVDLVPIKPLPNVVTLQEDITTERCRQALRKELKTWKVDVVLNDGAPNVGASWAHDAYSQAHLTLMALRLACDFLGRGGCFITKVFRSRDYQPLLWIFQQLFRRVQATKPQASRHESAEIFVVCQGFLAPDKVDSKFFDPKFAFKEVEVQAKTVTELVTKKKPKAEGYAEGDLTLYHRTSVTDFLRAANPVDFLSKASEISLDDEELAQHPATTEDIRVCCQDIKVLGRKELRSLLNWRTKLRRYVAKKLKEQAKALDISLSSGEEEEGEEEEAAAGTGPQPSQEEEEEEQLNRTLAEMKAQEVAELKRKKKKLLREQRKQRERVELKMDLPGVSIADEGETGMFSLRTIRGHQLLEEVTQGDMSAADAFLSDLPRDDIYVSDGEDDDDASLGSDLDPEELAGVKEPQSLKDLKCVRFAEAEDDKEEEEENPLLVPLEEKAVLQEEQASLWFSKDGFSGIEDDADEALEISQAQLLFESRRKGQQPPPPPSNEETKSKPPPCQGEAPKEVGAPKGSEVAPGPGEEERDGSSNSDSSSEDEESWKSQRGKKRGRGPKSEDDDGFEVVPIEDPVKHRILDPEGLALGALIASSKKAKRDLIDDSFSRYTFNEDEGELPDWFVQEEKQHRIRQLPVDKKEVEHYRKRWREINARPIKKVAEAKARKKRRMLKKLEQTKKKAEAVVNTVDISEREKVAQLRSLYRKAGLGKEKRQVTYVVAKKGVGRKVRRPAGVRGHFKVVDSRMKKDQRAQQRKEQKKKHKRK from the exons ATGGGCAAAAAGAGCAAAGTCGGAAAGAGCCGGCGGGACAAGTTCTATCACTTGGCGAAGGAGACCG GTTACCGGTCCCGCTCTGCTTTCAAGCTGATCCAGCTGAATCGCCGCTTTCAATTTCTGCAAAAAGCCCGAGCATTGCTGGACCTGTGCGCTGCACCGGGTGGATG GCTGCAAGTGGCTGCCAAGTTTATGCCTGTATCCAGCCTTATTGTGG GAGTGGATCTGGTCCCAATCAAGCCTCTTCCCAATGTGGTGACCCTCCAGGAGGACATCACAACAGAACGCTGTAGGCAG GCCCTGAGGAAGGAGCTGAAAACCTGGAAGGTTGATGTTGTGCTCAATGATGGGGCCCCCAACGTCGGGGCTAGCTGGGCCCATGATGCTTACTCACAAG CCCATTTGACGCTGATGGCTCTGCGTTTGGCTTGTGACTTTCTGGGCCGTGGTGGCTGCTTCATCACAAAGGTTTTCCGTTCCCGGGACTATCAGCCCTTACTGTGGATCTTCCAGCAGCTCTTCCGCCGTGTCCAGGCCACCAAGCCCCAAGCCTCTCGTCATGAATCTGCGGAGATCTTTGTAGTCTGCCAAG GTTTCCTGGCTCCTGACAAGGTTGACAGTAAATTCTTTGACCCCAAGTTTGCATTCAAGGAAGTTGAAGTTCAGGCCAAGACTGTTACAGAATTGGTGACTAAGAAGAAGCCAAAG GCTGAAGGCTACGCTGAGGGTGACCTTACTCTCTATCATCGAACCTCCGTCACTGATTTCCTCCGAGCTGCCAACCCTGTTGACTTCCTCTCCAAAGCCAGTGAA ATCTCACTAGACGACGAAGAGCTGGCACAGCATCCAGCCACCACTGAGGACATTCGGGTGTGCTGTCAGGACATCAAAGTGCTGGGGCGCAAGGAGCTCAG GTCCCTACTGAACTGGAGAACGAAGCTTCGGCGATACGTGGCCAAGAAGCTGAAGGAGCAAGCAAAGGCACTGGACATCAG CCTCAGCTccggggaggaagaggaaggagaggaggaggaggccgcAGCCGGGACTGGGCCGCAGCCatctcaggaggaggaggaggaggaggaacagcTGAACCGGACTCTGGCGGAGATGAAGGCTCAGGAGGTGGCAGAATTAAAGAG gaagaagaagaagctgCTGCGTGAGCAGAGGAAGCAGCGGGAGCGCGTGGAGCTGAAGATGGATCTTCCCGGGGTTTCTATCGCAGACGAGGGGGAGACTGGCATGTTCTCCCTGCGTACCATCCGGGGTCACCAG TTGTTAGAGGAGGTAACACAGGGGGACATGAGTGCTGCAGACGCGTTTTTGTCCGACCTGCCACGAGATGACATCTATGTATCAGATGGTGAGGATGACGACGACGCATCTCTGGGTAGTGACCTGGAtccagaggagctggcaggagtCAAAGAACCTCAGAGTCTAAAGGACCGAAAGTG TGTACGATTTGCTGAAGCGGAAGATgataaagaggaggaagaagagaatccACTGTTGGTACCATTGGAGGAAAAGGCGGTGCTGCAGGAAGAACAGGCCAGCCTGTGGTTCTCCAAG GACGGCTTCAGTGGGATTGAGGACGACGCCGACGAGGCCCTGGAGATCAGTCAGGCCCAGCTGTTGTTTGAGAGCCGTCGCAAGGGGCagcagccgccgccgccaccgccttCCAATGAGGAGACCAAAAGCAAGCCTCCCCCATGCCAGGGTGAGGCCCCTAAGGAGGTGGGGGCTCCTAAGGGGTCAGAGGTCGCCCCTGGGCCTGGAGAGGAGGAGCGCGATGGCAGCTCCGACAGTGACAGCAGCAGCGAGGACGAGGAGAG CTGGAAATCACAGCGCGGGAAGAAGCGCGGCCGTGGGCCTAAGTCAGAGGACGACGATGGGTTTGAGGTGGTGCCTATCGAGGACCCCG TGAAGCATCGGATCCTGGACCCTGAAGGCCTTGCTCTAGGTGCACTTATTGCTTCTTCCAAAAAAGCCAAGAGGGACCTCATAGACGACTCCTTCAGCCG GTACACGTTCAATGAGGACGAGGGGGAGCTTCCAGACTGGTTTGTGCAGGAGGAAAAGCAGCACAGGATACGACAGTTGCCTGTCGATAAGAAGGAAGTGGAACACTACCGGAAACGCTGGCGGGAAATCAATGCACGGCCCATCAAGAAAGTGGCCGAGGCCAAGGCCAGAAAGAAACGGAGG ATGCTCAAGAAGCTGGAGCAGACTAAGAAGAAGGCAGAAGCTGTGGTTAACACAGTGGACATCTCAGAACGGGAGAAAGTGGCACAGCTTCGAAG TCTCTACAGGAAGGCCGGGCTTGGCAAAGAGAAACGCCAGGTCACCTATGTGGTAGCCAAAAAAGGTGTGGGCCGCAAAGTGCGCCGGCCAGCTGGGGTCAGAGGTCACTTCAAGGTGGTGGATTCGAGGATGAAGAAGGACCAAAGAGcacagcagaggaaggagcaGAAGAAAAAGCACAAGCGGAAGTGA